In Calidithermus timidus DSM 17022, the following are encoded in one genomic region:
- a CDS encoding amino acid ABC transporter permease, whose product MDFGLIRDNLPFLLQGAWITVKVTALSLLFGILLGTLVTLARMSPLRWLSALTLGYIELLRGTPLLVQIFLIFFGLPQLIQQQINEFAAGVLAFSINSSAYVAEILRSGIQSIPKGQREAALSLGLSPSQTLRYVILPQAFTRVIPPLVNEGISLLKNSSLLSAIAVVELTRAGQLVASRTFKPFEMYLAVSMLYLGMTLLLSWVSRGLERRWSVPH is encoded by the coding sequence ATGGACTTCGGGCTCATCCGCGACAACCTGCCCTTCTTGCTGCAAGGGGCCTGGATCACCGTAAAGGTCACGGCGCTTTCCCTTCTCTTCGGCATCCTGCTGGGAACGTTGGTAACCCTGGCTCGGATGTCCCCTTTACGCTGGCTCTCCGCCCTCACCCTGGGCTATATCGAGTTGCTGCGGGGCACGCCCTTGCTGGTGCAGATCTTCTTGATCTTCTTCGGGCTGCCCCAGCTCATCCAGCAGCAAATCAACGAGTTCGCAGCCGGAGTGCTGGCCTTTAGCATCAACTCCAGCGCCTACGTGGCCGAGATCCTGCGTTCGGGCATCCAGAGCATCCCCAAAGGTCAGCGTGAGGCCGCCCTATCTTTGGGCCTGAGTCCCAGCCAAACCCTGCGCTACGTGATCTTGCCCCAGGCCTTCACGCGGGTGATCCCCCCGCTGGTCAACGAGGGCATCAGCCTGCTGAAGAACTCCTCGCTGTTGTCGGCCATCGCGGTAGTCGAACTCACCCGCGCCGGGCAACTGGTAGCCAGTCGCACCTTCAAGCCCTTCGAGATGTACCTGGCAGTCTCCATGCTCTACCTGGGGATGACCCTGCTGCTGTCATGGGTCTCGCGCGGGCTCGAGCGCCGCTGGAGCGTCCCTCACTGA
- a CDS encoding basic amino acid ABC transporter substrate-binding protein, with translation MRKFGMVVLVVLLALPGALAQSCLAEVKARGLNVGTSPDYPPFEFLDNANKIVGFDIDLVNLLAKELGIKVNWITQSFDGLIPALLAKKIDVVAAGLTITEERKKSVDFSRPYISGPNVIITRKDTPGIRKLEDLAGKRVAVQIGSAQEKIAQGVKGAIVKSYNLYTEAALAVQTRQADALIVHRSVGRAFIQQYPDLQVVAELNSVDTGLALRKECADLRQAVDVAMEKLERSGKLEELVARWFK, from the coding sequence ATGCGCAAGTTCGGGATGGTGGTTTTGGTGGTTTTGCTGGCCCTGCCTGGGGCTCTGGCCCAGAGCTGTCTGGCCGAGGTAAAGGCTCGAGGCCTGAACGTGGGTACCAGCCCCGACTACCCCCCCTTCGAGTTCCTGGACAACGCTAACAAGATCGTCGGCTTCGACATCGACCTGGTGAACCTGCTGGCCAAGGAACTGGGGATCAAGGTCAATTGGATCACCCAAAGCTTCGACGGGCTCATCCCGGCCCTGCTGGCTAAGAAAATCGACGTTGTGGCAGCGGGCCTAACCATCACCGAAGAGCGCAAGAAGTCGGTGGACTTCTCCCGCCCCTACATCTCCGGGCCTAACGTGATCATCACCCGCAAAGACACGCCTGGCATTCGCAAGCTCGAAGACCTCGCGGGTAAGCGGGTGGCAGTGCAGATCGGCAGCGCTCAAGAGAAGATCGCCCAGGGGGTGAAGGGGGCCATCGTCAAGTCCTACAACCTCTACACCGAAGCGGCCCTGGCCGTACAGACCCGTCAAGCCGACGCCCTCATCGTGCACCGCTCGGTGGGCCGGGCCTTCATTCAGCAGTACCCCGACCTGCAGGTGGTGGCCGAGCTGAATTCGGTGGATACCGGGCTGGCCCTCCGCAAGGAGTGCGCCGACTTGCGCCAGGCGGTGGACGTAGCCATGGAGAAGCTCGAGCGCAGCGGTAAGCTCGAAGAGCTCGTGGCCCGCTGGTTCAAATAA